The following proteins are co-located in the Pyrobaculum calidifontis JCM 11548 genome:
- a CDS encoding helix-turn-helix domain-containing protein, translated as MERVIRGVLTGRRRDIILLLHREGPLTLSKLRNALKISSSTLLYELSALESLGVVKREDVVVYLTELGERVASIVSTIEPLKSLNFLSLLGLRPLVVWFLFSPYAPVAAAAFLLSWIAALSFGALQDPPLALLGIAYVGYYLPLSVKLEMQHALAVSILSVALIHVAGYLASKRRLRPLNIVVGVLPLAIYPTVHMTLVQVAHATGIAYVISFSQILLFVSLLLTATVFAAVYSLESGAPYESSLAYSLLLFFVAPALVYLFPR; from the coding sequence GTGGAGCGCGTAATACGTGGCGTTTTGACGGGCAGAAGGCGGGACATAATACTCTTGCTACATAGAGAGGGCCCTCTCACGCTGTCGAAACTCCGCAATGCTTTGAAAATCTCCTCGTCCACGCTTTTGTACGAGCTGTCAGCCCTAGAATCGCTCGGCGTGGTTAAAAGAGAAGACGTGGTGGTATACCTAACAGAGCTGGGGGAAAGAGTTGCCTCCATAGTCTCCACCATAGAGCCATTGAAATCGCTGAACTTCCTTTCTCTACTAGGCTTACGCCCGCTAGTAGTCTGGTTTCTGTTTTCGCCATACGCCCCCGTAGCCGCCGCCGCTTTTCTGCTCTCGTGGATTGCGGCGTTGAGCTTCGGCGCGTTGCAAGACCCCCCTCTTGCGCTTCTCGGAATAGCCTACGTGGGATACTACCTCCCCCTCTCTGTAAAACTAGAAATGCAACACGCGTTGGCCGTTTCGATCCTCTCCGTGGCTTTAATACATGTGGCGGGCTACCTCGCATCAAAAAGGAGACTAAGGCCTCTAAACATCGTGGTCGGAGTACTGCCCTTGGCCATTTACCCCACGGTCCATATGACGCTAGTGCAAGTGGCACACGCCACAGGCATTGCGTATGTAATCTCCTTCTCGCAAATTCTCCTCTTCGTTTCTCTGCTCCTCACGGCCACAGTTTTTGCAGCTGTGTACTCGCTGGAAAGCGGGGCGCCTTATGAGAGCTCTCTGGCGTACTCGCTTCTCCTCTTCTTCGTGGCGCCGGCACTCGTATACCTGTTCCCGAGATGA
- the albA gene encoding DNA-binding protein Alba, which produces MATEQTILVGKKPTTNYVIATVMAFNAGIKRVVLKARGAAISKAVSTAVMVRDRFLPGKVQIRDVKLLSDKVQGQGGRERTVAAVEIVLEMA; this is translated from the coding sequence ATGGCGACAGAACAGACAATACTAGTGGGCAAGAAACCCACGACAAACTACGTAATAGCTACAGTGATGGCGTTCAACGCCGGAATTAAAAGAGTAGTGCTAAAGGCCAGAGGCGCCGCGATATCCAAGGCTGTGTCAACAGCCGTGATGGTTAGAGATAGGTTCCTGCCAGGCAAAGTCCAGATAAGAGATGTAAAGTTGCTCAGCGACAAGGTGCAAGGCCAAGGCGGCAGAGAGCGCACGGTCGCGGCCGTTGAGATAGTGCTCGAAATGGCCTAA
- a CDS encoding UbiD family decarboxylase has protein sequence MHLRDVVSSLDVEYFDPPYGEFTIARILKATEGRKTPVFRGVGDGFTGVGNLVDTRAKLFAFLGVSSDEEAYTKLLSAVENPGRAELVSTWRDMYREVDSLRKLPMVRYYEKEATPYITSGVVIGVGPQGVMNASIHRFSPLGDRRAVVRLVPRHLYQIYKTNLRYGRETPIALAWGVHPLVLLAAATSPPYGVFELDVAAKLMGGLKIMAMDNGAVAPFMASVVIEGYLTAELATEGPFVDIVGVYDRVRKQPVVKVERIYVLREEAYVHYLLPAGLEHIMLMGFEKEAKIWKLAKSAVPGVRKVRLTRGGFGWLVAVISLDKSVEGDAKNAILAAFAAHPSLKIAIAVDSDVDPDDPVAVEWAIATRLRADRGLFIIPYVRGSTLDPVALNEEGLTHKIGIDATRPLDADPALFERARIPEDF, from the coding sequence ATGCACCTCCGGGACGTCGTAAGTTCTCTCGACGTCGAATATTTCGACCCGCCCTACGGCGAGTTCACCATTGCTAGAATATTGAAGGCTACTGAGGGGAGGAAGACGCCCGTATTCAGAGGCGTGGGAGATGGGTTTACTGGGGTGGGAAATCTCGTGGACACTAGGGCGAAGCTTTTCGCGTTCTTAGGCGTATCTAGCGACGAGGAGGCGTATACAAAGCTCCTATCCGCTGTGGAGAACCCGGGTAGAGCGGAGTTGGTTTCCACCTGGCGCGACATGTACAGAGAAGTGGACTCTCTGCGCAAATTGCCCATGGTACGCTACTACGAAAAAGAGGCTACGCCGTATATAACTTCGGGAGTTGTAATAGGCGTAGGGCCCCAAGGCGTCATGAACGCATCTATACACAGGTTTTCGCCGCTGGGAGATAGAAGGGCCGTGGTGAGGCTTGTCCCACGTCACCTATACCAAATCTACAAAACCAACTTGCGCTACGGCAGAGAGACTCCAATAGCGTTGGCGTGGGGAGTCCACCCCCTCGTCCTACTCGCCGCCGCCACCTCTCCCCCCTACGGCGTGTTTGAACTAGACGTAGCCGCCAAGCTTATGGGCGGGCTTAAGATTATGGCGATGGACAACGGAGCAGTGGCGCCCTTTATGGCCTCCGTAGTTATCGAGGGGTACTTAACGGCGGAGTTGGCGACAGAGGGGCCCTTTGTCGACATAGTGGGGGTCTACGACAGAGTGAGGAAACAGCCCGTAGTCAAAGTTGAGAGGATTTACGTTCTGCGGGAGGAGGCATATGTGCATTACCTGCTCCCCGCTGGCTTAGAACACATAATGCTTATGGGGTTTGAGAAAGAGGCTAAGATCTGGAAGTTGGCAAAGTCGGCAGTGCCCGGCGTGAGGAAGGTCAGGTTGACCAGGGGAGGGTTTGGCTGGCTAGTCGCCGTAATTTCGCTGGATAAGTCTGTGGAAGGGGATGCTAAAAACGCCATTTTGGCAGCCTTCGCCGCTCACCCCAGTTTAAAAATTGCTATTGCAGTAGACAGCGACGTGGACCCAGACGACCCAGTGGCGGTGGAGTGGGCCATTGCCACGAGGCTAAGGGCCGACCGGGGCCTTTTCATAATCCCCTATGTGAGGGGGTCGACTCTTGACCCAGTTGCCCTCAACGAGGAGGGGCTTACCCATAAGATTGGCATAGATGCTACTAGGCCTTTAGACGCAGACCCTGCGCTTTTCGAGAGGGCTAGGATTCCAGAAGATTTTTAA
- a CDS encoding aconitase X, with amino-acid sequence MGLDYVKELVYKIADAVSGGEVVPIETAHISGVSYITIGEYGTQFLEHLASLGARVSVFTTSNPSAVDIGGALSVDEKIARGQERINKALRTMGVSTFYSCVPYEFVLTRQRTFHAWAESSAAAYINTFRDAWSDKNPGPLALLGAIAGFVPRTPLYTLEGRRPTALVEVKVGPLGSLEAGVVGALIGEKVGTGVPYVRGAVFKDEESRREFVAALSTYSAIVFAVVEGVTPNWREYREMWDPTDKVVISEEDVNAYIKEAGDVDAVYIGCPFADVDTVLWVLGEVSKRGAAKRPIYISTSPSTLKQLGKLVEKAAELNVKIFAGSCLVVSPHTRRFSSIATDSFKAAYYIPRLHGVKVVPCRRERCIDLAYG; translated from the coding sequence GTGGGACTCGACTATGTGAAAGAGCTTGTCTACAAAATTGCCGACGCCGTATCTGGCGGGGAGGTTGTCCCAATAGAGACGGCGCATATTTCCGGCGTCTCTTATATAACAATCGGCGAGTACGGTACACAGTTTTTGGAGCATTTGGCGTCTCTGGGGGCAAGGGTTTCTGTGTTTACCACGTCTAACCCCTCCGCCGTGGACATAGGCGGCGCCCTCTCCGTCGACGAAAAGATTGCACGGGGCCAAGAGAGGATAAACAAGGCGCTTAGGACGATGGGCGTTAGCACGTTTTACAGCTGTGTGCCTTATGAATTTGTGCTAACACGTCAACGCACTTTCCACGCCTGGGCTGAGTCAAGCGCCGCCGCCTACATAAATACGTTTAGAGACGCTTGGTCTGATAAAAACCCAGGCCCACTAGCCCTCCTCGGGGCAATTGCGGGCTTTGTCCCTCGTACGCCTTTGTACACGCTCGAGGGCAGGCGTCCCACTGCCCTTGTGGAAGTTAAGGTCGGCCCCCTAGGTTCTCTTGAGGCAGGCGTTGTGGGGGCGTTAATTGGCGAAAAAGTGGGCACAGGGGTGCCGTATGTGAGAGGTGCTGTGTTTAAAGATGAGGAGAGCCGTAGAGAGTTTGTGGCGGCGCTGTCGACGTATTCAGCCATTGTTTTCGCGGTGGTGGAGGGCGTGACGCCAAATTGGCGGGAGTATAGAGAAATGTGGGACCCGACGGACAAGGTTGTCATTTCGGAGGAGGACGTGAACGCGTACATAAAGGAGGCCGGCGACGTTGACGCGGTATACATAGGTTGCCCCTTTGCAGATGTAGACACGGTGCTGTGGGTTCTAGGCGAGGTGTCAAAAAGGGGGGCCGCCAAGAGGCCTATCTACATATCTACTTCGCCTTCGACACTTAAGCAGTTGGGCAAACTTGTGGAAAAGGCCGCTGAGCTAAACGTAAAGATATTCGCCGGGTCTTGCCTCGTGGTCTCGCCACATACGCGGCGCTTCAGCTCCATAGCCACGGACTCCTTCAAAGCGGCGTACTACATACCCAGGCTCCACGGCGTGAAAGTAGTTCCGTGTAGACGTGAGAGGTGCATAGACTTGGCGTATGGCTAA
- a CDS encoding aconitase X swivel domain-containing protein, with product MKPVVRASGVKRVVRAEVVKITQPVSLLGDFDPETGRLLGVDVVGKIVALPYVKGSTVGPYLMWSASRRGKIPLAVVAEKPDLMLVTACVLANVPLFQGVMEEGCVELDLESGEYVKC from the coding sequence GTGAAACCGGTCGTTAGGGCCAGTGGTGTAAAGCGAGTGGTTAGGGCCGAGGTTGTCAAAATAACGCAGCCGGTCTCTCTCCTAGGCGATTTTGACCCAGAGACTGGCAGACTCCTCGGCGTCGATGTAGTTGGAAAAATTGTGGCGCTGCCGTACGTGAAGGGCTCCACTGTGGGGCCCTACCTCATGTGGAGTGCCTCAAGGCGGGGCAAGATTCCCCTGGCCGTGGTGGCAGAGAAGCCGGACCTCATGTTGGTGACCGCTTGCGTTCTCGCAAACGTGCCGCTTTTCCAAGGCGTCATGGAAGAAGGCTGTGTAGAATTGGACCTAGAAAGTGGGGAGTATGTCAAGTGCTGA
- a CDS encoding N-glycosylase/DNA lyase: protein MAKESPLRRVVEALGTLGLDAILELEKRDPQYIAVCRVWEAQGEEVCASLSMLNALVSYRLSGKGEEHWQFFGDYFSRQRVTDVCTQFLAYLRASPFLKIGREARERRVRKVCGYRPNLENLLETWRRMSALLDVDPGQKTVVFAVKILNYVYRCSRGVERVLPMEIPLPVDYRVAHLTWCAGLIDVPPDVAMRQYKAVQAVWNTVAEVSGIPPLHIDTVLWLAGRILHGENIHNIPLKIIDALLWREDCKRISRPR, encoded by the coding sequence ATGGCAAAAGAGTCGCCGTTAAGAAGAGTAGTTGAGGCCTTAGGCACGCTGGGACTAGACGCAATTCTAGAGCTTGAGAAGAGAGATCCGCAGTACATAGCCGTGTGTAGAGTGTGGGAGGCGCAGGGGGAGGAGGTCTGCGCCTCTCTTTCGATGTTGAACGCGTTGGTGAGCTACAGGCTGTCGGGCAAAGGTGAGGAGCATTGGCAGTTTTTTGGCGACTATTTCTCTAGGCAAAGAGTGACAGACGTTTGTACACAGTTCCTCGCCTACTTACGCGCCAGTCCGTTTCTTAAAATCGGAAGAGAGGCTAGGGAGAGGCGGGTGAGAAAAGTCTGTGGATATAGGCCAAACTTGGAAAATCTGCTGGAGACGTGGAGGCGCATGTCCGCGCTGTTGGACGTTGATCCTGGGCAAAAGACCGTGGTCTTCGCGGTGAAGATCTTGAACTATGTCTATAGGTGTAGTAGGGGCGTGGAGAGGGTGTTGCCGATGGAGATCCCGTTGCCAGTTGACTATAGAGTTGCCCACTTGACGTGGTGCGCCGGCCTCATAGATGTGCCTCCCGACGTCGCAATGAGGCAGTATAAGGCCGTTCAAGCGGTTTGGAACACAGTGGCGGAGGTGAGCGGAATACCGCCGCTTCACATAGACACGGTGCTGTGGCTGGCTGGCAGAATTCTCCACGGAGAAAATATACACAACATACCGCTGAAAATCATTGACGCCTTGCTGTGGCGAGAAGACTGTAAGCGGATTTCAAGACCTCGTTGA
- a CDS encoding DNA primase large subunit PriL, producing the protein MSCDISADVFACYFPFLNRSASYLAKRGYVLESVLDDRDMVEKAIERVRRAVARESFNAKSCLDRPEEGAVVARLALYLAAATGSSHILRRFADYESKNFASLLDKIPGVQSPGCKIEIGKDLGIYAKPSQEVMSGIAVVQFPIAVRWSTYLKYAPQDPHWAMINRVVVRGWVLLPMADYHRLLEEAYEERILKTVDENELAVGKVAMKVDMSKLEDLVKKYSYKPLPQAPVAGGPDPPCMKAILDALKAGENLPHTARFAITTYLLKRGWDVEQIVDLFRNAPDFNEKITRYQVQHIAGKVGGRKEYAVPSCETMNSWGLCPTNLGCNVRNPLQYGKRVAVKKSS; encoded by the coding sequence GTGTCTTGCGATATTTCTGCCGACGTATTTGCCTGCTACTTCCCCTTTTTAAACAGGTCTGCGTCTTATTTGGCCAAAAGGGGGTACGTATTAGAGAGCGTGCTTGACGACAGAGATATGGTGGAAAAAGCCATTGAGCGCGTGAGGAGGGCTGTGGCCCGCGAGAGTTTTAACGCCAAGTCGTGTTTAGACAGACCAGAGGAGGGTGCCGTGGTGGCCAGGCTGGCCCTGTACCTAGCCGCCGCGACTGGGAGTAGCCACATACTGCGTAGATTTGCCGACTACGAGAGCAAAAATTTCGCAAGTCTCTTAGACAAAATCCCTGGCGTTCAAAGCCCGGGGTGCAAAATTGAGATTGGAAAAGACTTAGGCATCTACGCCAAGCCGTCGCAAGAGGTTATGTCAGGCATAGCCGTGGTACAATTCCCCATAGCCGTTAGATGGTCGACATATCTAAAGTATGCGCCACAGGATCCCCATTGGGCAATGATAAACCGAGTTGTAGTCAGGGGGTGGGTGCTCTTGCCCATGGCAGACTACCATAGGCTACTAGAGGAGGCGTATGAGGAGCGGATATTAAAGACGGTAGACGAAAACGAGCTGGCCGTGGGCAAAGTCGCCATGAAGGTCGATATGTCAAAACTCGAGGACCTCGTCAAGAAGTACTCCTACAAGCCGCTTCCGCAGGCCCCCGTCGCCGGAGGCCCAGATCCCCCCTGTATGAAGGCCATACTAGACGCGTTAAAGGCCGGGGAAAATCTGCCACACACGGCGCGGTTTGCCATAACGACGTATTTACTCAAGAGGGGGTGGGACGTGGAACAGATAGTCGACTTATTCCGGAACGCGCCAGACTTCAACGAGAAGATTACGCGATACCAGGTCCAACACATAGCTGGCAAAGTTGGGGGTAGGAAGGAGTACGCCGTGCCCAGTTGCGAAACCATGAACTCCTGGGGCCTATGCCCCACAAACCTTGGGTGTAATGTCCGCAATCCTCTCCAGTATGGCAAAAGAGTCGCCGTTAAGAAGAGTAGTTGA
- a CDS encoding VWA domain-containing protein: MNDLVELLAAVYSCLGGLSIRSLIYGIEDVYVRAELGDVDWEKVLEILAQNLAGTLKMSPSAAKEVIREAITCRPKLREGAPTLAIGSVGDEKAPTLAHLVNRHVPVDATPRVKLEVVRRLGLPRDRILRSYSRVVGRGEGWHVRGAVKSLRGYIPGTPFADVDLIRTATAFRRKLVMNMPISDFDIFVREYSRTADKPVYIALDVSGSMKEYMWGDVKLRVAKNAVARYLRQMASLRGRVSLLLFNVDADFMWTPYEVHKYLREMLEILEYVYAGGGTELASALEVLYSYGVREAVLITDGRTADVEKTWSLVKKFKRLHAVAVEKSDLLKQIAKATGGKYQELSPKLDMSVIHD; encoded by the coding sequence ATGAATGACTTAGTAGAGCTCTTAGCGGCTGTATACTCCTGCCTCGGGGGCCTCTCCATACGCAGTCTTATATACGGCATTGAGGACGTCTATGTACGGGCAGAGCTCGGCGACGTGGACTGGGAAAAAGTTCTTGAAATACTTGCACAGAATTTGGCGGGCACGCTTAAGATGAGCCCCTCTGCGGCGAAGGAGGTTATAAGAGAAGCTATAACGTGTCGCCCGAAGTTGCGCGAAGGCGCGCCCACGCTAGCCATAGGCTCGGTGGGCGACGAGAAGGCGCCTACGCTTGCCCACTTGGTTAATAGACACGTCCCAGTGGACGCCACGCCCAGGGTAAAGCTTGAGGTAGTTAGGAGGCTGGGCCTTCCTAGGGACAGAATTTTGCGCTCGTATAGCAGAGTCGTGGGTAGAGGCGAGGGGTGGCACGTGCGGGGCGCCGTGAAGTCTCTGCGAGGCTATATACCCGGCACGCCTTTCGCCGATGTAGATCTGATAAGGACGGCCACGGCTTTTAGAAGAAAGCTCGTCATGAATATGCCGATTTCCGACTTCGACATATTCGTAAGGGAGTATTCAAGGACGGCGGATAAGCCGGTGTACATAGCGCTTGACGTCTCGGGGAGCATGAAGGAGTACATGTGGGGCGACGTGAAGCTTAGAGTCGCCAAGAACGCCGTGGCGAGGTACTTGCGTCAGATGGCAAGTCTCAGAGGCCGCGTCTCGTTGTTGCTCTTCAACGTCGACGCCGACTTTATGTGGACTCCCTACGAGGTTCATAAGTATCTTAGGGAGATGCTCGAAATTCTCGAGTACGTATACGCCGGGGGCGGCACCGAGCTTGCGTCTGCCCTAGAGGTGCTCTACAGCTACGGCGTTAGAGAGGCGGTGTTGATAACTGATGGGAGAACCGCCGACGTTGAAAAAACTTGGAGTCTCGTGAAAAAGTTCAAGAGACTCCACGCCGTGGCGGTTGAGAAAAGCGACTTGTTGAAACAGATTGCGAAAGCCACAGGCGGGAAATACCAAGAGCTTAGCCCCAAGTTAGACATGTCGGTAATACATGACTAG
- a CDS encoding AAA family ATPase yields the protein MRLSELLQRKPIDMPRLVRERVKKMGVDEIRRRIGGVLKGLDDVLLDVLSGMMIGRPVVLVGPVGLGKTTLAEAVAETLALGDPPYIEVACHSHMTAVDLTGDIDIAVALQAGLDHPLSYIPGPLVMAHGTVLIMDELNRLNPYAQAALLQAIQEHYVYIRGYRIRTDFVLIGTANPSEYEGVYELSEALADRLKFVEVKMPDRELLKSILLWKAREALGDLEVDIPSKLAEILSKFAHEAKKAGYPQSVRSLSYALADASALAWAQRREVELRDLKRSLVNNLPFDSETKEALLKIFDRAANE from the coding sequence GTGCGACTTTCTGAACTTCTACAGAGGAAGCCCATCGACATGCCGAGATTAGTGAGGGAGAGAGTCAAGAAAATGGGCGTGGATGAGATAAGAAGGAGAATTGGAGGCGTGCTTAAGGGACTCGACGACGTTTTACTGGACGTGTTAAGCGGCATGATGATCGGCCGGCCCGTCGTCTTAGTGGGGCCAGTGGGCCTGGGAAAGACCACCTTGGCGGAGGCCGTCGCCGAGACTCTGGCGCTGGGCGACCCTCCGTACATTGAGGTGGCATGCCACTCCCACATGACCGCAGTTGACTTGACAGGAGATATCGACATAGCGGTGGCTCTTCAAGCCGGGCTCGACCACCCCCTCTCGTACATCCCTGGGCCGCTTGTCATGGCGCATGGCACCGTGTTAATAATGGACGAGCTCAACAGGCTGAACCCCTACGCACAGGCGGCACTGCTACAGGCAATACAAGAGCACTATGTGTACATCAGGGGGTACAGGATTAGGACGGACTTTGTCTTGATAGGCACGGCAAACCCCAGCGAGTACGAGGGTGTGTACGAGCTATCGGAGGCGTTGGCGGACAGACTTAAGTTTGTAGAAGTTAAGATGCCGGACAGGGAGCTCCTAAAGAGCATCCTTCTGTGGAAGGCGAGAGAGGCCTTGGGAGACTTAGAGGTGGACATACCCTCCAAGCTTGCCGAGATTCTGTCTAAGTTTGCCCACGAGGCGAAGAAGGCCGGGTATCCGCAGTCTGTGAGATCGCTTAGCTATGCCTTGGCCGACGCTTCGGCACTTGCGTGGGCGCAGAGGAGGGAGGTTGAGCTTAGGGACTTGAAGAGGAGCTTGGTCAACAACTTGCCCTTCGACTCCGAGACCAAGGAGGCGTTGCTAAAGATATTTGACAGAGCGGCAAATGAATGA
- a CDS encoding Clp1/GlmU family protein, whose translation MSIRVMRSGDVYRIEGPAKVVVKRGRVYATGVVYSEGQSFTVLRARKLVIKAVEDSEVELVLGPGALLEKTSPGEEVIDIWEKSVAEMDLRGIILIIGVMDVGKSTLAALLGNKALSQGHRVAIIDADVGQNDLGPPTTISLARLDKYITHLRQLTAEKSIFLQATSLERIWPRAVKQIYKAARYALEVWKADTVVINTDGWILDEEAVAFKRRLIEEIKPSLIVGIQVENELLPIVKGYSNVLLLPPPPHVRAKSREDRKIHREMGYGRYIFPPVELAVPLDKIPICNLPLFKGVEIGDELKRMLAKTLGVPVVRAYQVGERVYALVQNDAWLMKKVGGFQVVCMPLEFEKGLLVGLEDGEGFLVGLGVMKKIYYDKRKAVLYTSSDVEKRLGEVKCIRLGLIRLDENFNEVEKVASLLKVEHAPHL comes from the coding sequence ATGTCAATCCGCGTCATGAGGAGCGGCGACGTATATCGCATAGAGGGGCCTGCCAAGGTTGTAGTAAAACGCGGCCGCGTATATGCCACAGGCGTCGTATACTCCGAGGGGCAGAGCTTCACAGTGCTTAGGGCTAGAAAACTCGTCATAAAGGCGGTGGAGGACTCGGAAGTGGAACTCGTGCTTGGCCCCGGCGCCCTTCTGGAAAAGACAAGCCCGGGGGAGGAGGTCATCGACATCTGGGAGAAAAGCGTGGCGGAGATGGACTTGAGGGGTATTATACTGATTATCGGCGTAATGGACGTGGGCAAATCTACCTTGGCCGCTCTGTTGGGCAACAAGGCCCTGTCTCAGGGGCATAGGGTGGCCATAATAGACGCCGACGTTGGTCAAAACGACTTGGGCCCCCCGACCACGATATCTCTGGCGAGGCTCGACAAGTACATAACGCATTTGAGGCAGTTAACTGCTGAAAAGAGCATATTTCTACAGGCCACGAGTCTTGAGCGCATATGGCCTAGGGCCGTTAAACAGATCTACAAGGCCGCGAGGTATGCGCTAGAGGTCTGGAAGGCTGACACAGTGGTCATAAACACCGATGGGTGGATCTTAGACGAGGAGGCGGTGGCGTTTAAGCGTAGACTTATCGAGGAGATAAAGCCGTCGCTAATAGTGGGAATACAGGTGGAGAACGAGCTACTCCCCATTGTAAAAGGTTACTCAAACGTCTTGTTGCTACCGCCGCCTCCCCACGTCAGAGCCAAGTCTAGGGAGGATAGGAAGATACATAGGGAGATGGGGTACGGGAGGTACATCTTTCCCCCAGTAGAGCTGGCCGTGCCGCTGGATAAAATACCTATTTGCAACCTCCCCCTCTTCAAAGGCGTTGAGATAGGCGACGAGTTGAAGAGAATGCTTGCGAAAACCCTCGGCGTGCCGGTTGTCAGAGCCTATCAAGTGGGCGAGAGGGTCTACGCACTAGTTCAAAACGACGCGTGGCTTATGAAAAAGGTTGGCGGTTTTCAAGTGGTCTGTATGCCGCTGGAGTTTGAAAAGGGCCTCTTAGTGGGGCTTGAAGACGGCGAAGGATTTCTAGTGGGGCTCGGTGTCATGAAAAAGATATACTACGACAAGAGAAAGGCTGTTCTATATACGTCAAGTGACGTAGAGAAGAGGCTAGGCGAGGTGAAGTGTATACGACTAGGCCTCATAAGGCTTGACGAGAACTTCAACGAAGTGGAGAAAGTCGCAAGCCTTCTCAAGGTCGAGCACGCACCGCACCTATAA
- a CDS encoding metallophosphoesterase — MRGILLQHRGERILLLADTHVGYEVELRRERGINVVSQTAKLANSVLELVDSQNATMVAILGDVKHELPVPRESVDEVKAFLKTLAKKVPVLLIPGNHDSLLQEIAAGIEGVEVASARGVLIGRFLLFHGHVKPLKSDLERADVVVMGHTHPAVVIRDEVGYAAKEPAVLKIYARRSKLCKALYDEPCRRRGELKVVVLPAAHPLITGVDVRELQTLASEGRTFLKYVELNPEKVEVYLSDLTYLGTLADITEATP, encoded by the coding sequence GTGCGCGGAATTCTGCTACAACACCGCGGCGAGAGGATATTGCTGCTAGCGGATACTCACGTGGGCTACGAGGTTGAGCTAAGGAGGGAGAGGGGGATAAATGTGGTTAGCCAAACCGCGAAGCTTGCCAACTCTGTGCTAGAGCTAGTGGATTCGCAAAACGCTACTATGGTCGCCATACTTGGCGACGTTAAACACGAGCTCCCCGTGCCTAGGGAGAGTGTGGATGAGGTAAAGGCCTTTCTCAAGACCTTGGCAAAGAAGGTGCCCGTTTTGCTTATCCCAGGCAACCACGACTCTCTACTGCAAGAGATTGCGGCGGGAATAGAGGGCGTTGAAGTGGCGTCTGCGCGCGGCGTCTTAATTGGGAGATTTCTCCTCTTCCATGGGCATGTAAAACCTCTTAAGTCAGACCTCGAAAGGGCGGACGTTGTGGTAATGGGGCATACACACCCCGCCGTGGTTATAAGAGACGAGGTGGGCTACGCGGCTAAGGAGCCCGCAGTGCTGAAGATATATGCGCGTCGCTCTAAGCTCTGCAAGGCTCTGTACGACGAGCCTTGCAGACGACGTGGAGAGCTGAAGGTCGTGGTGTTACCCGCCGCCCACCCCCTCATAACCGGCGTCGATGTAAGAGAGCTACAGACCCTAGCGTCTGAAGGCCGGACTTTTCTAAAATACGTCGAGCTTAACCCGGAGAAAGTGGAGGTATATCTATCGGACTTGACCTACCTAGGGACACTTGCCGATATCACAGAGGCAACGCCATAA
- the rimI gene encoding ribosomal protein S18-alanine N-acetyltransferase: protein MLRKCSPPDVEEIYGIEKLSFKPDDIYSVELLKFLCSFCSDHSYVYVSNGDVVGYIITCIEDNAAHVISIAVHPEHRQRGVGAALLCTALKLLTEGQVSEVFLEVRVTNEPALRLYKSAGFEVKERLPAYYSDGEDGYRLVLRDKRKAQEFCSKEPHHQL, encoded by the coding sequence GTGCTTAGGAAGTGCTCCCCCCCAGACGTGGAAGAGATCTACGGCATAGAGAAACTGTCGTTTAAGCCCGACGATATCTACAGCGTTGAGCTACTGAAATTCTTGTGCTCATTTTGCTCCGACCATTCCTATGTGTACGTGTCAAACGGAGACGTAGTGGGCTACATTATCACATGTATAGAGGACAACGCGGCCCATGTGATATCCATCGCAGTGCACCCCGAACACCGGCAAAGGGGCGTTGGAGCCGCATTGCTGTGCACCGCGCTGAAGCTGCTAACGGAGGGGCAGGTGTCTGAGGTCTTTCTAGAGGTGAGAGTAACCAACGAGCCAGCCCTCCGTCTGTACAAAAGCGCCGGGTTTGAAGTCAAGGAGAGGCTACCCGCCTACTATAGCGACGGAGAAGACGGATACAGATTGGTGCTACGCGACAAGAGAAAAGCCCAGGAGTTTTGCTCTAAGGAGCCACACCACCAACTTTAG